The genomic region CGGGTCACCGCTGCCCGATCGCCGGCATCATCGAGCCGCTCCATCAGGCCCTCGAAGAAGCCGATGTGCTCCTGATCGAGTTGCCCGTGCGAGCTCAGATATCGCAGCGCCTTTCTGTCCACGCCCAGATGCTCGCCCAGGGCCTTTGCCGCATGGGTAGCCAGCGCCGTGCTGGTGCCTTCCAGCACCAGCACCATGCCGAAGAATCCGACCGGATTGCCGCGCATGATGGTGTCGTAGGCATAGGCCACCATGAGTTCCGTGGCTGCCGACGGGACACTGCTGCGAGCGCTGGCGACGTCACCGCCACAGGCCGCGATGTCGTCGAGAATCCACTCCTGGTGGCCGTATTCCTCTTCGATGTACTCGGTCAGGGCCTCACGCAGCCATTCCAGTCGTTCCGGCAGGCGCGCACCACAAGCCATCATCAGCGGCACCGTGTGCTTGACGTGGTGATAGGCCTCTACCAGAAAGCGTTGGTACTCGCTCAGCGTGACCCGACCGCTGAGGGCGTCTTGAATGATGGGCAGGCTCTGCAGGCGCGCCCGCTCTGCAGCAGTGTCGTTCAACAATTCGGCGTAAAAGGCCATGGATCCTCTCACTGGGTTTGGGTATGGAAGACTTCGAGCGCTTCGGCATAACGCGCCAGCACCAC from Rhodanobacteraceae bacterium harbors:
- a CDS encoding iron-containing redox enzyme family protein produces the protein MAFYAELLNDTAAERARLQSLPIIQDALSGRVTLSEYQRFLVEAYHHVKHTVPLMMACGARLPERLEWLREALTEYIEEEYGHQEWILDDIAACGGDVASARSSVPSAATELMVAYAYDTIMRGNPVGFFGMVLVLEGTSTALATHAAKALGEHLGVDRKALRYLSSHGQLDQEHIGFFEGLMERLDDAGDRAAVTRAARMFYRLYGAVFESIRDAAPAFAEAA